Proteins encoded by one window of Blautia faecicola:
- the argF gene encoding ornithine carbamoyltransferase, whose translation MNLKGRHFLTLKDYTPEEIAYLLELSADLKKKKKEGVLVDTLRGKNVALIFEKTSTRTRCSFEVAAHDLGMGTTYLDPKGSQIGKKESIADTAKVLGSMYEGIEYRGFGQEIVEELAKYAGVPVWNGLTNEYHPTQMLADMLTIQENFGRLKGIKLVYMGDARYNMGNSYMIACAKMGMDFVACAPKKYFPNEELVAQCQEYAKASGATITLTEDVMEGTKDADVICTDVWVSMGEPDEVWAERIKDLSPYKVTKEVMTNGKKETIFLHCLPSFHDLNTGIGKEMGERFGLKDMEVTDEVFQSEQSKVFQEAENRMHTIKAVMAATLGA comes from the coding sequence ATGAATTTGAAAGGACGTCATTTTCTGACATTAAAAGATTATACACCGGAAGAGATCGCTTATCTGCTGGAACTGTCCGCAGATCTGAAAAAGAAAAAGAAAGAGGGAGTTCTGGTAGATACCCTGCGTGGAAAAAATGTAGCACTGATCTTTGAAAAAACCAGCACCAGAACCCGCTGTTCCTTTGAAGTGGCAGCTCATGATCTTGGCATGGGAACCACCTATCTGGATCCGAAGGGATCTCAGATCGGCAAAAAAGAGAGCATCGCAGATACCGCAAAAGTTCTGGGAAGCATGTACGAAGGTATCGAGTACCGTGGATTTGGTCAGGAGATCGTGGAAGAACTGGCAAAATACGCAGGTGTTCCGGTATGGAACGGTCTGACAAACGAATATCATCCGACACAGATGCTGGCAGATATGCTGACCATCCAGGAAAACTTCGGAAGACTCAAAGGCATCAAACTGGTTTATATGGGTGATGCAAGATATAATATGGGAAATTCTTACATGATTGCCTGTGCGAAGATGGGTATGGATTTTGTTGCTTGCGCACCGAAAAAATATTTTCCGAATGAAGAACTGGTAGCACAGTGCCAGGAATATGCAAAAGCATCCGGTGCAACCATCACACTGACCGAAGATGTAATGGAGGGAACCAAAGACGCAGATGTTATCTGCACCGATGTATGGGTATCCATGGGCGAACCGGATGAAGTATGGGCAGAGAGAATCAAGGATCTGTCTCCGTATAAAGTAACGAAGGAAGTTATGACAAATGGCAAGAAAGAAACAATCTTCCTGCACTGTCTGCCGTCTTTCCATGATCTGAATACCGGTATCGGCAAAGAGATGGGCGAGCGTTTTGGTCTGAAAGATATGGAAGTTACCGATGAAGTTTTCCAATCTGAACAGTCCAAAGTATTCCAGGAGGCTGAAAACCGTATGCACACCATCAAAGCTGTGATGGCTGCAACTCTGGGGGCATAA
- a CDS encoding patatin-like phospholipase family protein, protein MLTPVIDTSKEYGLVLEGGGAKGAYQIGAWKALKEAGVKINAVAGTSVGALNGALICMDELELAQQMWSNLTYSQVMDVDDTKMELMLEREMPFREAVKEAFRHMSEGGVDVTPLKDMLDKVVDEEKIRNSPVDIFIKTFSVDEMKELDIDLKEVEPGQMKDFLLASAYIFPLFKNEKLHGKMYIDGGAINNVPLDSLVDRGYENIIMIRIFGIGREKRVKIPEETDLLTVEPRVNLGNIIDFNPKKSVRNMKIGYYDAKRMVYGLKGKIYYIEENQEECYYLKQLVQIPESSLERLCQWHHIKGSAESRYRSLTELILPGTALELKLSREWNYKELYLAALEATAKLCRVPKYQIYTVEELVGKIQEKLNRMLQEEREDLPAFTVFFDSQPEEELS, encoded by the coding sequence ATGTTGACACCGGTAATTGACACCAGCAAAGAGTACGGGCTGGTTCTGGAAGGCGGAGGCGCGAAGGGCGCGTATCAGATCGGTGCCTGGAAAGCGTTAAAAGAAGCGGGAGTAAAAATCAACGCCGTGGCAGGAACGAGTGTGGGTGCCTTAAACGGTGCGCTGATCTGCATGGATGAACTTGAGCTGGCGCAGCAGATGTGGAGCAATCTGACGTATTCACAGGTAATGGATGTGGACGATACCAAGATGGAGCTGATGCTCGAACGGGAGATGCCGTTTCGGGAAGCTGTCAAAGAAGCCTTTCGCCATATGAGTGAGGGCGGCGTGGATGTGACACCGTTAAAAGATATGCTTGATAAAGTAGTGGATGAAGAGAAAATCAGGAATTCCCCGGTGGATATTTTTATCAAAACGTTCAGCGTGGATGAGATGAAAGAACTCGATATTGATCTCAAAGAAGTGGAACCCGGGCAGATGAAGGATTTTCTGCTGGCGAGCGCCTACATTTTCCCGCTGTTTAAGAATGAAAAACTGCATGGCAAAATGTATATAGACGGGGGTGCGATCAATAATGTACCGCTGGATTCTCTGGTGGATCGCGGTTATGAGAATATCATTATGATCCGGATCTTCGGTATCGGCAGGGAAAAACGGGTAAAAATCCCGGAAGAGACAGATCTTCTGACGGTTGAGCCGAGAGTGAATCTGGGAAATATTATCGACTTTAATCCGAAAAAAAGCGTCCGAAACATGAAAATCGGGTATTACGATGCAAAAAGAATGGTCTACGGACTGAAAGGGAAGATTTATTATATTGAAGAAAATCAGGAAGAATGTTATTATTTAAAGCAGTTGGTGCAGATTCCGGAGAGCAGTCTGGAGAGGCTGTGCCAGTGGCATCATATCAAAGGAAGTGCCGAGTCCCGCTACAGAAGCCTGACCGAACTGATCCTGCCGGGAACGGCTCTGGAATTAAAACTTTCCAGAGAGTGGAATTATAAGGAACTGTATCTGGCGGCACTGGAAGCCACGGCGAAACTGTGCCGGGTACCGAAGTACCAGATCTATACCGTAGAAGAACTTGTGGGAAAAATACAGGAAAAACTGAACCGTATGTTGCAGGAAGAACGGGAGGACCTTCCGGCATTTACCGTATTTTTCGATTCACAACCAGAGGAGGAATTATCATGA
- a CDS encoding SPFH domain-containing protein: MGGLIFLILVLVLIVIIVTSCIKVVPQARAYVIERLGLYQGTWEPGLHFKIPVIDRVAKRVNLKEQVVDFPPQPVITKDNVTMRIDTVVFYQITDSKSYTYNVENPIMAIENLTATTLRNIIGDMELDETLTSREVINTKMRAALDIATDPWGIKVNRVELKNIMPPAAIQEAMEKQMKAERERREAILIAEGEKKSTVLVAEGKKESAILEAEAEKQAAILRAEAEKEKMIREAEGEAEAILKVQQANADGIRFLKEAGADESVLTLKSLEALKDMADGKATKIIVPSDLQGLAGLATSLKEIMTDKNIEKK; the protein is encoded by the coding sequence ATGGGTGGACTTATATTTCTGATATTGGTTTTAGTGCTGATTGTTATTATTGTAACATCCTGTATCAAAGTAGTTCCGCAGGCAAGAGCTTATGTCATTGAACGTCTGGGACTGTATCAGGGAACCTGGGAACCGGGACTGCATTTTAAGATTCCGGTGATTGACCGTGTGGCAAAGAGGGTAAACTTAAAAGAACAGGTAGTGGATTTCCCGCCGCAGCCGGTAATCACAAAAGATAATGTAACGATGCGAATCGATACGGTCGTATTTTACCAGATCACAGATTCCAAATCTTATACTTATAATGTAGAAAATCCGATCATGGCGATTGAAAATCTGACAGCTACCACACTGAGAAATATCATTGGTGATATGGAACTGGATGAGACACTGACTTCCCGTGAAGTGATCAACACCAAGATGCGTGCGGCTCTGGATATTGCGACAGACCCGTGGGGAATCAAAGTAAACCGTGTAGAACTGAAAAACATCATGCCTCCGGCAGCCATCCAGGAAGCTATGGAGAAACAGATGAAGGCAGAGCGTGAACGAAGAGAAGCGATCCTGATCGCAGAAGGTGAGAAAAAATCTACCGTCCTGGTAGCAGAAGGTAAGAAAGAATCTGCGATCCTGGAAGCAGAGGCAGAAAAACAGGCAGCGATTCTTCGCGCAGAAGCGGAAAAAGAAAAGATGATCCGTGAGGCAGAAGGTGAGGCGGAAGCGATCCTGAAAGTACAGCAGGCAAATGCAGATGGTATCCGTTTTCTGAAAGAAGCCGGAGCAGACGAATCGGTTCTGACACTGAAGAGTCTGGAAGCACTGAAAGATATGGCAGACGGAAAAGCAACCAAGATTATTGTACCGTCTGATCTGCAGGGACTGGCAGGACTGGCAACTTCACTGAAAGAGATTATGACAGATAAAAATATTGAGAAAAAATAA
- a CDS encoding NfeD family protein: MDAILWLAAVVVLLVIEIATLGLTTIWFAGGALIAGIAAVAGAGSIVQFVIFLIVSLILLIFTRPVAVKYLNVNRTRTNAESLIGKEAVVTQTIENLKNQGQVIVGGIEWTARTDDNETVIEKDTVVEIERIEGVKLIVKKKG; encoded by the coding sequence ATGGATGCGATTCTATGGCTGGCAGCAGTGGTTGTATTGCTGGTGATTGAGATTGCCACGCTGGGACTTACAACGATCTGGTTTGCCGGAGGTGCACTGATCGCCGGGATAGCGGCGGTGGCAGGTGCAGGAAGTATCGTGCAGTTTGTGATATTTCTGATTGTTTCACTGATATTACTGATTTTTACAAGACCGGTGGCGGTGAAGTATCTGAATGTCAATCGAACCCGTACCAATGCGGAAAGCCTGATTGGGAAAGAGGCTGTGGTGACACAGACGATTGAAAATCTGAAAAATCAGGGTCAGGTGATCGTCGGCGGCATCGAATGGACGGCGCGGACCGACGACAATGAAACGGTGATTGAAAAAGATACGGTCGTGGAGATTGAGCGTATTGAAGGTGTAAAACTGATTGTGAAAAAGAAAGGGTAA
- a CDS encoding cell wall hydrolase, which translates to MNKLWKAAGILGGVLVVTAGSGTLVLADETSTEVTEDNSGSSVLDTDEWAQKAAANVNDYANIRQEGSQESERVGVLPKGATAQVVEQEGDWTKITSGSVEGYVRSDLLVFGEEAKNLYEESYGSQGTVTASSLRVRKEPSMDAGQIGNMKQGSRVEILGQEGDWYQVSYGEDSAYMFAEYIQIEETTALSVAEYEAQQKEKEQVSQTGTAMSASDSELALLAAIIQCEAGGESNTGKVAVGAVIMNRVRSSQFPNSITEVVYQSGQFSPVASGILSSVLSQGARSDCYQAAQEALAGSNPIGSALYFNSGSGRGQQIGNQHFY; encoded by the coding sequence GTGAATAAATTATGGAAAGCAGCAGGGATCCTGGGAGGTGTGCTGGTTGTTACAGCGGGGTCAGGAACACTGGTACTTGCCGATGAGACATCCACAGAAGTTACAGAAGACAATTCCGGGAGTTCGGTTCTCGATACGGATGAATGGGCGCAGAAAGCAGCTGCGAATGTAAACGACTATGCCAATATTCGCCAGGAAGGTTCACAGGAGAGTGAACGCGTAGGCGTACTGCCGAAGGGGGCAACGGCACAGGTAGTAGAACAGGAGGGAGACTGGACAAAGATCACGTCGGGATCTGTAGAAGGGTATGTAAGATCCGATCTCCTCGTATTTGGTGAAGAAGCGAAAAATCTTTACGAAGAATCATATGGCAGTCAGGGAACGGTTACAGCAAGTTCTCTTCGGGTACGGAAAGAGCCGTCCATGGATGCCGGTCAGATAGGAAACATGAAACAGGGAAGCCGGGTAGAGATCCTGGGCCAGGAGGGAGACTGGTATCAGGTAAGTTATGGGGAAGATTCGGCTTACATGTTTGCGGAGTATATTCAGATAGAAGAAACCACAGCACTCAGTGTTGCGGAGTATGAAGCACAGCAGAAAGAAAAAGAGCAGGTCAGCCAGACAGGAACAGCCATGTCTGCATCTGACAGCGAACTGGCACTTCTGGCAGCGATCATTCAGTGTGAGGCAGGGGGAGAAAGCAACACAGGAAAAGTTGCCGTAGGGGCGGTTATTATGAATCGGGTAAGAAGCAGTCAGTTCCCGAACAGTATCACAGAAGTTGTCTACCAGAGCGGACAGTTCTCTCCGGTAGCCAGCGGAATCCTTTCATCTGTATTGAGCCAGGGAGCAAGAAGCGACTGTTATCAGGCAGCGCAGGAAGCACTGGCGGGATCCAATCCGATCGGAAGTGCCCTGTATTTTAACAGCGGAAGCGGCCGTGGACAACAGATTGGAAACCAGCATTTTTATTAA
- a CDS encoding polysaccharide deacetylase has translation MSEKMDKKALKKKKKKKSVVMKSVVLILLLVVLAVCIFFLVKTLKKDQAQGSTQKPDTEQSQDGADAADDTETGEDASSDAQDTAAPAADAKTTAMEQAEYLAATYDYDGAIETLNGVEGAADDPEITAKIAEYQATKDSCVPVNMDEVTHIFYHSLIVDPDRGFAGDDSIAAGFKQWMTTVDEFNKITQAMYDNGYVLVRLRDLVVETTDEDGTVHFTPNTELKLPAGKKAFVLSLDDLSYYHSYDGRGIASKIVLDENGKPTCEYVQADGTMVTGAYDCVPLLDQFIEEHPDASYHGAKGMIALTGYDGILGYRTDIAYKTHENLTDDQQAWLDAHPDFNWDDERAEATKVADAIKADGWEFASHTWGHIRIGDASMERIQTDTQKWLEYVAPLVGGTDTIIFAHGQDLADWHDYTTDNEKFNYLSSQGFHFYCNVDSSQYFLQIRDNYVRQGRRNLDGYRLWNDVHGDVNRTSDLFDASQILDPRRTDVPAL, from the coding sequence ATGAGTGAGAAGATGGATAAGAAAGCTTTGAAGAAAAAGAAGAAGAAAAAATCTGTGGTGATGAAATCAGTGGTTTTGATCCTTTTACTGGTTGTTCTGGCAGTATGTATTTTCTTTCTGGTGAAGACTCTGAAAAAGGATCAGGCGCAGGGAAGTACACAGAAACCGGATACGGAGCAGAGTCAGGATGGCGCAGATGCTGCGGATGATACGGAAACAGGAGAGGATGCTTCTTCTGACGCACAGGATACGGCAGCACCTGCAGCAGATGCAAAAACGACGGCGATGGAGCAGGCCGAGTATCTGGCAGCTACGTATGATTATGATGGTGCGATCGAGACGTTAAATGGCGTGGAGGGTGCAGCTGATGATCCGGAGATCACGGCAAAGATCGCTGAGTATCAGGCAACGAAGGACAGCTGTGTGCCGGTGAATATGGATGAGGTGACTCATATTTTCTATCATTCTCTGATCGTGGATCCGGATCGTGGTTTTGCGGGAGATGACAGTATCGCAGCCGGTTTCAAGCAGTGGATGACTACGGTGGATGAGTTTAATAAGATCACGCAGGCAATGTATGATAACGGATATGTGCTGGTCCGCCTGAGAGATCTGGTGGTCGAGACAACGGACGAGGATGGCACAGTTCATTTCACTCCGAACACGGAACTGAAGCTTCCGGCAGGGAAGAAGGCGTTTGTATTGTCTCTGGATGATTTGAGTTATTATCACAGTTATGATGGAAGAGGCATTGCTTCGAAGATCGTGCTGGATGAAAATGGAAAACCTACCTGTGAGTATGTACAGGCAGACGGAACGATGGTAACGGGTGCGTATGACTGTGTACCACTTCTGGATCAGTTTATTGAAGAGCATCCGGATGCTTCTTATCACGGTGCAAAGGGTATGATCGCGCTGACGGGTTATGATGGAATCCTGGGTTATCGTACGGACATTGCATACAAGACGCATGAGAATCTGACAGATGACCAGCAGGCATGGCTGGATGCGCATCCGGATTTTAACTGGGATGACGAGCGTGCGGAGGCAACGAAGGTAGCAGATGCGATCAAGGCTGACGGCTGGGAGTTCGCAAGTCATACCTGGGGTCACATCCGGATCGGAGATGCCAGCATGGAGCGGATCCAGACGGATACGCAGAAATGGCTGGAGTATGTAGCACCGCTGGTTGGCGGAACGGATACGATTATTTTCGCACACGGACAGGATCTGGCGGACTGGCATGATTATACGACGGATAATGAGAAGTTTAATTATCTGAGCAGCCAGGGATTCCACTTCTATTGTAATGTGGATTCGAGTCAGTATTTCTTACAGATCCGGGATAATTATGTGCGCCAGGGCAGACGTAATCTGGATGGGTATCGTCTGTGGAATGATGTTCACGGGGATGTGAACCGGACGAGCGATCTGTTCGACGCGAGTCAGATTCTGGACCCGCGGAGGACGGATGTGCCGGCACTGTAA
- a CDS encoding TrmH family RNA methyltransferase, whose translation MITSSSNAQVKQMIQLNKKARERRKQDVFLVEGLRMFREVPRERLVKTYVSESFLEDPEHQVLLQGIPYEMVKDSVFAQMSDTLTPQGVLTVVRQYHYTMEELMGEKEHPLFLVLEDLQDPGNMGTIFRTAEGAGVDGIFMSANCVDIYNPKTIRSTMGSIYRVPFVIAPDLQEVFAWFKKQRVRSYAAHLKGKGWYDEESYTGGTAFLIGNEGNGLTDATAGQADCLIKIPMKGQLESLNAGVAAAILMYEASRQRRKEYK comes from the coding sequence ATGATAACAAGCAGCAGCAATGCGCAGGTAAAACAGATGATCCAGCTGAATAAGAAAGCCCGGGAGCGCAGAAAGCAGGATGTTTTTCTGGTGGAAGGGTTACGGATGTTCCGGGAGGTTCCGAGGGAACGGCTGGTAAAGACATATGTGTCGGAAAGTTTTCTGGAAGATCCGGAGCATCAGGTACTTTTGCAGGGGATTCCTTATGAAATGGTAAAAGATTCAGTGTTTGCCCAGATGAGTGATACGCTGACGCCGCAGGGAGTGCTTACCGTTGTGCGTCAGTATCATTATACAATGGAAGAACTGATGGGGGAGAAAGAGCACCCGCTGTTTCTCGTCCTCGAAGATCTGCAGGATCCGGGAAATATGGGAACGATTTTCCGAACGGCGGAGGGCGCCGGAGTGGATGGGATCTTTATGAGCGCAAACTGCGTGGATATTTACAATCCAAAGACGATCCGTTCTACGATGGGATCTATTTACCGGGTTCCTTTTGTGATCGCACCGGATCTTCAGGAGGTGTTCGCATGGTTCAAAAAGCAGAGGGTTCGTTCTTATGCGGCACATCTGAAGGGAAAGGGCTGGTATGATGAGGAATCGTATACCGGTGGAACTGCATTTTTGATTGGAAATGAGGGAAATGGTCTGACAGACGCAACCGCCGGTCAGGCAGACTGTCTGATCAAGATTCCAATGAAGGGACAGCTGGAGTCTCTGAATGCCGGGGTGGCAGCAGCTATTCTGATGTATGAGGCATCCAGACAAAGAAGAAAGGAGTATAAATGA
- the pfkA gene encoding 6-phosphofructokinase — MAKELKTIGVLTSGGDAPGMNAAIRAVVRRGLSKGLNMKGILKGYDGLLNEEIIDMSAKDVSDIIGRGGTILYTARCAEMRTEEGQKKAADICRKHGIDGLVVIGGDGSFAGAQKLANLGINAVGIPGTIDLDIACTEYTIGFDTAVNTAMEAIDKVRDTSTSHERCSVIEVMGRNAGYLALWCGIANGAEDILLPEKYDYDEQKLINNIIEGRKRGKKHHIIINAEGIGHSSSMAKRIEAATGIETRATILGHMQRGGSPTCIDRVHASMMGSYAVDLLAAGKTKRVVGYKNGEYVDFDINEALAMEKGISEYQYEVAKSLSANYSK, encoded by the coding sequence ATGGCAAAAGAACTCAAGACCATTGGCGTATTGACAAGTGGAGGAGATGCTCCGGGAATGAATGCTGCGATCCGTGCGGTTGTTCGTCGTGGACTGAGCAAAGGACTGAACATGAAAGGTATCCTGAAAGGGTATGACGGACTGCTGAACGAAGAGATCATCGATATGTCTGCAAAAGATGTATCTGATATCATCGGTCGCGGTGGTACGATCCTGTATACAGCACGTTGTGCAGAGATGAGAACAGAAGAAGGACAGAAAAAAGCAGCAGATATCTGCAGAAAACACGGCATTGACGGTCTGGTAGTTATCGGTGGTGACGGTTCTTTTGCAGGTGCTCAGAAGCTGGCAAATCTGGGAATCAACGCAGTTGGTATTCCGGGAACCATCGACCTGGACATCGCATGTACAGAATATACCATCGGTTTTGATACCGCTGTGAATACTGCTATGGAAGCAATCGACAAAGTACGTGATACTTCTACTTCTCATGAGCGTTGCAGCGTTATCGAAGTTATGGGAAGAAATGCAGGTTACCTGGCTCTGTGGTGTGGTATCGCCAACGGTGCAGAAGATATCCTGCTTCCAGAAAAATACGATTATGATGAGCAGAAACTGATCAACAACATCATCGAAGGAAGAAAACGTGGTAAAAAACACCACATCATCATCAACGCAGAGGGTATCGGACATTCCAGCAGCATGGCAAAACGTATCGAGGCAGCTACCGGTATTGAAACCCGTGCAACCATTCTGGGTCATATGCAGCGTGGTGGAAGCCCGACATGTATCGACCGTGTACATGCTTCCATGATGGGATCTTATGCAGTAGATCTGCTGGCAGCAGGAAAAACAAAACGTGTCGTTGGATACAAAAACGGCGAATATGTGGACTTTGATATCAACGAAGCACTGGCTATGGAGAAAGGTATTTCCGAATATCAGTACGAAGTTGCAAAATCTCTGTCTGCAAACTATTCCAAATAA